In Alteromonas macleodii, the sequence AAGAATGTTAGCTTCAACCATAGGCTCACGAATTTCTGCTATATCATTTACCGGCGGCAGTTTAGCGGGGCTATCTACGGTAAGCGTCTCGCCTTTGGTTGTTTCAACTTCGTAAATTACCGTAGGCGCTGTGGTAATAAGGCCAAGATCATATTCACGCTCTAAACGCTCTTGGATAATTTCCATGTGCAGCATGCCAAGGAAACCGATTCTAAAACCAAAGCCAAGCGCTGCTGAGCTTTCTGGCTCATAGAATAGTGAAGCGTCGTTCAGACTTAGTTTAGCAAGGGCATCGCGGAAGTCTTCGTAGTCATCTGAGCTTATTGGGAAAATACCGGCATAAACCTGAGGTTTAACCTTTTTAAAGCCTGGCAGCATAGCTTCAGCTGGCTCACGAGCCAAGGTTATGGTATCACCTACTGGTGCACCTTGAATGTCTTTAATACCGGCAATGATAAAACCAACTTCACCGGCTCTCAATGTGCCTGTATCTAATGGCTTAGGCGTAAACACACCAATTTTATCTACTTGGTGAGTTTGTCCGTTAGACATTATCTGGATTTTGTCTTTCTTGCTAAGCTGGCCTTCAACGATTCGTACTAATGAAACAACGCCTTGGTAGTTGTCGAACCACGAATCGATGATCAACGCTTTAAGTGGCGCTTCGCGGTCACCTTCTGGTGGTGGAATTTTATTTACGATGACTTCAAGTACATCTTCAATACCAATACCTGTTTTCGCTGAGCAGCGCACAGCGTCAAGTGCATCAATACCGACAATGTCTTCAATTTCTTCTGCAACACGGTCTGGTTCAGCCTGCGGCAAGTCGATTTTGTTTAACACCGGCACCACTTCCATGTCCATCTCGATAGCGGTGTAGCAGTTTGCTAGCGTCTGTGCTTCAACGCCCTGCCCGGCATCAACAACAAGTAGTGCACCTTCACAAGCTGCCAATGAACGAGAAACCTCGTAAGTGAAGTCAACGTGTCCTGGCGTATCAATGAAGTTTAGCTGATAGGTTTCACCATCGCGCGCTTCATAGTTCAGTGTCACGCTTTGCGCTTTAATGGTAATACCGCGCTCTTTTTCCAGATCCATTGAGTCGAGAACCTGCTCGGCCATTTCGCGATCGGTTAGCCCTCCACAGTGCTGGATTAGACGGTCTGATAGCGTAGACTTACCGTGGTCAATGTGGGCGATAATACTGAAGTTACGAATGTGCGATTGTTGCATAATGCTGGAAATTACCTGCAGAAAAATTCATTAAACAAAAAATGCTGCTTGCCTTGGGTTCAGGCTTACACGCAGCGCGAGCGGATTTTACCCATTTCTAGCACGAAAAGCGAATTGGCATGGCGGAAATTTTAATACAAATAGAACGCAAAGCGCATAAAAGTGGCAACTTGGCGTGACTTTGCTCTCTTGCCCAGAAGCTTAAAACACGTGAAGCTCTGCTAATTTGGGCCTCTACAGATTAAATGAATACATCAAAAAGACAAAACCCACTTATAGGCAAGCACTTCACTCAATTCAGGCCTTGCTGGCCTAGTAAAACAGGTTGATATTTCGTGCGCTCAACTCGATGTAACTTATAAGCAATAAGCTTATAAGTTATGAAAGTAACCAAAGCACTCGGTCCCAGAGCCCACAATTCATGACTAAAACCTGTTGAGCTAAGCAGTGATATAAAAACTGAATACGCGCCAATAAAAGCAATAAGCGGTAGCAAATATAAGAAAGCCGAAGCGCTTAGAATACCCGCTTCGGGTATACCCACAGTCACCTGCTGACCCACTTGAACAGGCATAGGCGTGCGTAAGGTCAATTGCTGGGTTTTAGGTGCAATTGCACGGGAGATGACACCGGTGCCACAATCACT encodes:
- a CDS encoding SoxR reducing system RseC family protein, which codes for MIKETATVVAVDGDTVTVEAAIKSTCNACQAQSDCGTGVISRAIAPKTQQLTLRTPMPVQVGQQVTVGIPEAGILSASAFLYLLPLIAFIGAYSVFISLLSSTGFSHELWALGPSALVTFITYKLIAYKLHRVERTKYQPVLLGQQGLN
- the lepA gene encoding translation elongation factor 4; translated protein: MQQSHIRNFSIIAHIDHGKSTLSDRLIQHCGGLTDREMAEQVLDSMDLEKERGITIKAQSVTLNYEARDGETYQLNFIDTPGHVDFTYEVSRSLAACEGALLVVDAGQGVEAQTLANCYTAIEMDMEVVPVLNKIDLPQAEPDRVAEEIEDIVGIDALDAVRCSAKTGIGIEDVLEVIVNKIPPPEGDREAPLKALIIDSWFDNYQGVVSLVRIVEGQLSKKDKIQIMSNGQTHQVDKIGVFTPKPLDTGTLRAGEVGFIIAGIKDIQGAPVGDTITLAREPAEAMLPGFKKVKPQVYAGIFPISSDDYEDFRDALAKLSLNDASLFYEPESSAALGFGFRIGFLGMLHMEIIQERLEREYDLGLITTAPTVIYEVETTKGETLTVDSPAKLPPVNDIAEIREPMVEANILVPQEYLGNVITLCVEKRGMQTNMTYHGKQVAVTYELPMAEVVLDFFDRLKSTSRGFASLDYNFKRFQSSDMVRVDILINGERVDALAVITHRENSQGRGRELVEKLRELIPRQMFDIAIQAAIGNHIVARSTVKQLRKNVIAKCYGGDVSRKKKLLQKQKEGKKRMKQVGNVELPQDAFLAVLKVGK